The following are encoded together in the Drosophila takahashii strain IR98-3 E-12201 chromosome X, DtakHiC1v2, whole genome shotgun sequence genome:
- the Abca3 gene encoding phospholipid-transporting ATPase ABCA3 isoform X1, with protein sequence MAKVTNWDKFVLLLWKNWTLQWNHKWQMVIELVLPAIFSLLLVLVRTLVDTEQRGVKYYVEQNITDLSLLQHSLHRSSYLGKLIALIAPNRRSTGLSNFKFIVCYSPVNPVLKKLVDEAWQSLGMKDVCESENAAQLEVDTVSQSAFAGIQFDDAWANLTESDPLPDDFHFALRFPSELRTATMAIANTWLTMRLFPTIDLTGPRNEADQDGGIPPGYLREGFLPLQHSLSMAYLRQKSGVESLPEIMMQRYPYPAYIYDPLLEGMSSIMSLIILLSFIYPCTYITKYITAEKEKQLKEVMKIMGLSNWLHWTAWFVKSFIMLTISAILIAILVKINWSEGVAVLTHANFTALVFFLIIYIIASICFCFMMATFFSRASTAAAVTGLIWFIAYIPYSFTINTYDDLSLTAKLGWSLISNTAMGFGIKLILGFEGTGEGLQWSNFFTPVSVDDTLTLGAVMIMMLVSCVICMTICLYVEQVMPGSFGVPRPWNFPFTREFWCGEREYAGVEDIPNGHVEQRDPKAFETEPEGKHIGLQMRHLKKKFGDKMVVKGLSMNMFEDEITVLLGHNGAGKTTTISMLTGMFPPTSGTAILNGSDIRTNIEGARMSLGICPQHNVLFDEMSVSNHIRFFSRMKGLRGKAVEQEVAKYLKMIELEDKANVASSKLSGGMKRKLSVCCALCGDTKVVLCDEPSSGMDPSARRQLWDLLQQEKVGRTLLLTTHFMDEADVLGDRIAIMCDGELKCHGTSFFLKKQYGSGYRLICVKRDDCETNEVTALLNKFIPGLKPECDIGAELSYQLPDSASSKFEEMFGQLEDQSDELHLNGYGVGITSMEEVFMKVGAEKDSTGNLKDQSEIMNGGSGFRGEDDNESVQSDGIFSENRRLLQGFQLLSNQWKAMLLKKFLYTWRNKLLLLIQNIMPVFFVVVTILIIETQGTFQELKPITMSLTQYPLAVTVLDRSAVANGTSTANLANSYEKMALAHGSNYGLELTGKQLFEDYILELGKTIQVRINSRYLVAATINETMIIAWLNNQALHTAPLTVNMVHNAIADQLMGSNVRIEVTNAPLPYTTNTLLSQLSMGNNLGTQLASNLCFCMCFVSSIYILFLIKERESRAKLLQFVGGVKVWTFWLSQFICDFATYIVTALIVVITIVCFQEPGLSSFAELGRYYLLLLLFGFAVLPFIYIMSLFFKEPATGFARVSIVNIFCGMALFIVVVVMSSELFDTKDTADILGWIFRIFPHFSLAMGLNKVYTNTATRNACAKAGAIPPILLCELVPQCCNIKPFFAWEEPGVLPETVYMTVTGVVFFLIIIVLEFRLINELMFKIRQMLTKPPPPPPEGHLDDDVANERERIIHMSSDELVTKNLVLDRVTKYYGQFLAVNQVSLCVQEVECFGLLGVNGAGKTTTFKMMTGDERISSGAAYVQGLSLESNMNSIYKMIGYCPQFDALLDDLTGREVLRIFCMLRGVQESRIRQLSEDLAKSFGFMKHIDKQTHAYSGGNKRKLSTAIAVIGSPSVIYLDEPTTGMDPAARRQLWNMVCRIRDSGKSIVLTSHSMEECEALCTRLAIMVNGEFKCIGSTQHLKNKFSKGLILKIKVRRNLEALRQARLSAGFARNPDEQTVPAQMAQQDIDAVKEFVEHEYPHSILQEEYQGILTFYIPLTGVKWSRIFGLMESNRDQLNVEDYSVSQTTLEEIFLEFAKYQREDTRANHRLSELRKLCKCLLANEY encoded by the exons ATGGCTAAGGTCACGAACTGGGACAAgtttgtgctgctgctgtggaaGAACTGGACGCTCCAATGGAACCACAAGTGGCAGATGGTCATCGAGCTGGTGCTGCCGGCGATATTCTCCCTGCTCCTCGTCTTGGTCCGCACCCTGGTCGATACGGAGCAGAGGGGGGTCAAGTACTATGTGGAGCAGAATATAACAGATCTCAGTTTGTTGCA ACATTCGTTGCATAGATCGTCCTACCTTGGCAAGCTCATAGCGCTGATTGCACCCAATCGACGGag CACCGGCTTGTCAAACTTCAAGTTCATCGTGTGCTACTCACCCGTGAATCCTGTGCTCAAGAAACTGGTGGACGAGGCGTGGCAGAGCCTGGGAATGAAGGATGTGTGCGAGTCGGAGAACGCGGCCCAACTGGAGGTGGACACGGTCAGTCAGAGCGCCTTTGCCGGCATCCAGTTCGACGATGCGTGGGCCAATCTCACGGAGTCGGATCCACTGCCCGATGATTTTCACTTCGCCCTGCGCTTCCCCTCGGAACTGCGAACGGCGACGATGGCCATTGCGAATACCTGGCTAACGATGCGATTGTTCCCAACGATTGATCTCACGGGTCCGCGAAATGAGGCGGATCAGGATGGTGGCATACCGCCGGGCTATTTGAGAGAGGGTTTCCTGCCACTGCAGCACAGCCTGTCGATGGCGTACCTGAGGCAGAAGTCGGGCGTAGAGAGTCTGCCGGAAATAATGATGCAACGCTATCCGTATCCAGCCTACATCTACGATCCCCTGCTCGAGGGCATGTCCTCGATAATGTCGCTGATCATACTGCTGAGCTTCATCTATCCCTGCACGTACATCACCAAG TACATCACCGCCGAGAAGGAGAAGCAGCTGAAGGAGGTGATGAAGATCATGGGCCTGAGCAATTGGCTGCACTGGACGGCCTGGTTTGTGAAGTCCTTCATCATGCTAACGATATCGGCCATTCTGATAGCCATACTGGTCAAGATCAATTGGTCCGAAGGGGTGGCCGTGCTGACGCATGCCAATTTCACTGCGCTCGTCTTCTTCCTGATCATCTACATCATAGCGAGCATCTGTTTCTGCTTCATGATGGCCACCTTCTTCTCGCGCGCCAGCACAGCGGCCGCCGTCACGGGTCTGATATGGTTCATCGCCTACATACCCTACTCGTTTACCATCAACACCTACGACGACCTGAGTTTGACGGCCAAACTGGGCTGGAGCCTGATCTCGAACACGGCCATGGGCTTCGGCATCAAGCTGATCCTGGGCTTCGAGGGCACCGGCGAGGGTCTGCAGTGGAGCAACTTCTTTACGCCCGTCTCCGTGGACGACACACTGACGCTGGGCGCCGTGATGATCATGATGCTGGTGTCGTGCGTCATCTGCATGACCATCTGTCTGTATGTGGAGCAAGTGATGCCGGGCAGCTTCGGTGTGCCGCGTCCCTGGAACTTTCCGTTTACCCGCGAGTTTTGGTGCGGCGAACGGGAGTACGCGGGAGTGGAGGACATACCCAACGGGCATGTGGAGCAGCGCGACCCCAAGGCCTTTGAAACGGAGCCCGAGGGCAAGCATATCGGTCTGCAGATGCGGCACTTGAAGAAGAAGTTTGGCGACAAGATGGTTGTGAAGGGTCTGTCCATGAATATGTTCGAAGATGAGATTACCGTGTTACTCGGGCACAATGGAGCCGGTAAGACAACGACCATATCGATGTTAACCGGCATGTTTCCACCGACGAGCGGCACGGCCATTCTGAACGGCAGCGATATTCGCACCAATATCGAAGGTGCCCGCATGTCGCTCGGCATTTGTCCGCAGCACAATGTCCTCTTCGACGAGATGAGTGTGTCGAATCACATACGCTTCTTCAGCCGCATGAAGGGACTGCGCGGCAAGGCGGTGGAGCAGGAGGTGGCCAAGTATCTGAAGATGATCGAGCTGGAGGACAAGGCGAATGTGGCCTCGTCGAAACTGTCGGGCGGCATGAAGCGCAAGCTCTCCGTCTGCTGTGCCCTCTGCGGCGACACCAAGGTGGTGCTGTGCGACGAGCCCAGCTCGGGCATGGATCCATCGGCCAGGCGACAGCTGTGGGATCTGCTGCAGCAGGAGAAGGTCGGTCGCACCCTGCTGCTGACCACGCACTTCATGGACGAGGCCGATGTGCTGGGCGATCGGATTGCCATCATGTGCGACGGCGAGCTCAAGTGCCACGGAACCTCCTTCTTCCTGAAGAAACAATACGGATCGGGCTACCGCTtg ATCTGTGTAAAGCGAGATGATTGCGAAACGAACGAGGTGACCGCCCTGCTGAACAAGTTTATTCCCGGCCTGAAGCCGGAGTGCGACATTGGCGCCGAGCTGTCCTATCAACTGCCCGATAGCGCCTCCTCCAAGTTCGAGGAGATGTTCGGCCAGCTGGAGGATCAGTCCGACGAACTGCATCTGAATGGCTACGGCGTGGGCATCACCTCGATGGAGGAGGTGTTTATGAAGGTCGGCGCCGAGAAGGACAGCACCGGCAACCTGAAGGACCAGAGCGAGATTATGAACGGCGGCAGCGGCTTCCGCGGCGAGGATGACAACGAATCTGTACAGT CCGATGGCATCTTCTCGGAGAATCGCCGCCTGCTCCAGGGATTCCAGCTGCTCTCGAACCAATGGAAGGCCATGCTGCTCAAGAAGTTCCTCTATACGTGGCGCAacaagttgctgctgctcatcCAGAACATTATGCCCGTCTTCTTTGTGGTCGTGACCATTTTGATTATCGAAACGCAGGGCACTTTCCAGGAACTGAAGCCCATAACCATGTCGTTGACTCAGTATCCACTGGCCGTCACCGTTTTGGATCGCTCCGCGGTGGCGAATGGTACGTCCACCGCGAATCTAGCCAATAGTTATGAGAAAATGGCCCTGGCCCATGGCAGCAATTACGGTTTGGAACTGACGGGCAAGCAGCTCTTTGAG GACTACATCCTGGAGCTGGGCAAGACGATCCAGGTGCGCATCAACTCGCGTTACCTGGTGGCCGCCACCATCAACGAGACCATGATCATTGCCTGGCTAAACAATCAGGCTCTGCATACGGCTCCCCTGACCGTCAATATGGTGCACAATGCTATTGCCGATCAGCTGATGGGTTCGAATGTGAGAATCGAGGTGACCAATGCCCCGCTGCCGTACACGACCAACACTCTGCTGTCGCAGCTAAGCATGGGCAATAATCTGGGCACCCAGCTGGCCTCCAATCTTTGCTTCTGCATGTGCTTCGTTAGCTCCATCTACATCCTGTTCCTGATCAAGGAGCGCGAGTCCAGGGCCAAGCTGCTGCAGTTTGTGGGCGGCGTGAAAGTTTGGACCTTCTGGCTGTCGCAGTTCATTTGCGATTTCGCCACCTACATTGTGACCGCTCTGATCGTCGTGATCACGATCGTCTGCTTCCAGGAGCCGGGGCTCTCGAGCTTCGCGGAACTGGGCCGATActatttgctgctgctgctcttcgGCTTCGCCGTTCTGCCCTTCATCTACATTATGTCGCTGTTCTTCAAGGAGCCGGCCACCGGGTTTGCTCGCGTCTCCATCGTCAATATCTTCTGCGGCATGGCCCTGTTCATTGTCGTGGTGGTAATGTCCTCGGAGCTATTCGACACCAAGGACACGGCCGACATACTGGGCTGGATATTCCGCATCTTTCCGCACTTTTCGCTGGCCATGGGTCTGAACAAGGTCTACACGAACACGGCCACGAGGAATGCCTGCGCCAAGGCCGGAGCGATCCCACCCATTCTGCTCTGCGAGCTGGTGCCACAATGCTGCA ACATCAAGCCGTTCTTCGCCTGGGAGGAGCCTGGCGTTCTGCCCGAGACCGTCTACATGACTGTCACCGGCGTCGTCTTCTTCCTCATCATCATTGTGCTGGAGTTTAGACTCATCAACGAGCTAATGTTCAAGATCCGTCAAATGTTAAC taaaccaccgccaccaccgccGGAGGGCCACTTGGATGACGATGTGGCCAACGAACGGGAGCGCATTATTCACATGTCCTCGGATGAGCTGGTCACCAAGAATCTAGTGCTGGATCGGGTCACCAAGTACTACGGTCAGTTCCTGGCCGTCAATCAGGTGTCGCTCTGCGTACAGGA AGTCGAATGCTTTGGGCTGCTGGGCGTGAACGGAGCAGGCAAGACAACGACCTTCAAGATGATGACCGGCGACGAGCGGATCAGCTCGGGAGCCGCCTACGTCCAAGGTCTGAGCCTGGAATCGAACATGAACAGCATTTACAAGATGATCGGCTACTGTCCGCAGTTCGATGCGCTGCTGGACGATCTGACGGGTCGCGAGGTGCTGCGCATTTTCTGCATGCTGCGCGGCGTGCAGGAGTCTCGCATTCGCCAGCTCTCGGAGGATCTGGCCAAGTCGTTTGGCTTCATGAAGCACATCGACAAGCAGACGCACGCCTATAGTGGCGGCAATAAGCGTAAGCTGAGCACGGCCATTGCTGTGATCGGCAGTCCGTCCGTCATTTACCTGGATGAGCCCACCACGGGCATGGATCCGGCGGCCAGGCGTCAGCTGTGGAATATGGTCTGTCGCATTCGTGACTCGGGCAAATCCATTGTCCTGACCTCCCACAGCATGGAGGAGTGCGAGGCGCTGTGCACGCGACTGGCCATTATGGTGAATGGTGAATTCAAGTGCATTGGCTCCACGCAGCACTTGAAGAACAAGTTCTCCAAGGGCCTGATCCTCAAGATCAAGGTGCGTCGCAATCTGGAGGCGCTGCGGCAGGCGCGTTTGAGCGCCGGCTTTGCTCGCAATCCGGATGAGCAGACGGTGCCCGCCCAAATGGCCCAGCAGGACATAGATGCCGTCAAGGAGTTTGTGGAGCACGAGTATCCACACTCCATACTGCA gGAGGAGTACCAGGGCATTTTGACGTTCTACATTCCACTGACTGGGGTGAAATGGTCGCGCATCTTTGGCCTGATGGAGAGCAATCGCGATCAGCTGAATGTGGAGGACTACTCGGTCAGCCAGACGACGCTGGAGGAGATCTTCCTGGAGTTCGCCAAGTACCAGCGCGAGGATACGCGCGCCAATCA CCGCCTCTCCGAACTGAGGAAGCTGTGCAAGTGCCTGCTAGCAAATGAGTATTGA
- the Abca3 gene encoding phospholipid-transporting ATPase ABCA3 isoform X2, with amino-acid sequence MAKVTNWDKFVLLLWKNWTLQWNHKWQMVIELVLPAIFSLLLVLVRTLVDTEQRGVKYYVEQNITDLSLLHTGLSNFKFIVCYSPVNPVLKKLVDEAWQSLGMKDVCESENAAQLEVDTVSQSAFAGIQFDDAWANLTESDPLPDDFHFALRFPSELRTATMAIANTWLTMRLFPTIDLTGPRNEADQDGGIPPGYLREGFLPLQHSLSMAYLRQKSGVESLPEIMMQRYPYPAYIYDPLLEGMSSIMSLIILLSFIYPCTYITKYITAEKEKQLKEVMKIMGLSNWLHWTAWFVKSFIMLTISAILIAILVKINWSEGVAVLTHANFTALVFFLIIYIIASICFCFMMATFFSRASTAAAVTGLIWFIAYIPYSFTINTYDDLSLTAKLGWSLISNTAMGFGIKLILGFEGTGEGLQWSNFFTPVSVDDTLTLGAVMIMMLVSCVICMTICLYVEQVMPGSFGVPRPWNFPFTREFWCGEREYAGVEDIPNGHVEQRDPKAFETEPEGKHIGLQMRHLKKKFGDKMVVKGLSMNMFEDEITVLLGHNGAGKTTTISMLTGMFPPTSGTAILNGSDIRTNIEGARMSLGICPQHNVLFDEMSVSNHIRFFSRMKGLRGKAVEQEVAKYLKMIELEDKANVASSKLSGGMKRKLSVCCALCGDTKVVLCDEPSSGMDPSARRQLWDLLQQEKVGRTLLLTTHFMDEADVLGDRIAIMCDGELKCHGTSFFLKKQYGSGYRLICVKRDDCETNEVTALLNKFIPGLKPECDIGAELSYQLPDSASSKFEEMFGQLEDQSDELHLNGYGVGITSMEEVFMKVGAEKDSTGNLKDQSEIMNGGSGFRGEDDNESVQSDGIFSENRRLLQGFQLLSNQWKAMLLKKFLYTWRNKLLLLIQNIMPVFFVVVTILIIETQGTFQELKPITMSLTQYPLAVTVLDRSAVANGTSTANLANSYEKMALAHGSNYGLELTGKQLFEDYILELGKTIQVRINSRYLVAATINETMIIAWLNNQALHTAPLTVNMVHNAIADQLMGSNVRIEVTNAPLPYTTNTLLSQLSMGNNLGTQLASNLCFCMCFVSSIYILFLIKERESRAKLLQFVGGVKVWTFWLSQFICDFATYIVTALIVVITIVCFQEPGLSSFAELGRYYLLLLLFGFAVLPFIYIMSLFFKEPATGFARVSIVNIFCGMALFIVVVVMSSELFDTKDTADILGWIFRIFPHFSLAMGLNKVYTNTATRNACAKAGAIPPILLCELVPQCCNIKPFFAWEEPGVLPETVYMTVTGVVFFLIIIVLEFRLINELMFKIRQMLTKPPPPPPEGHLDDDVANERERIIHMSSDELVTKNLVLDRVTKYYGQFLAVNQVSLCVQEVECFGLLGVNGAGKTTTFKMMTGDERISSGAAYVQGLSLESNMNSIYKMIGYCPQFDALLDDLTGREVLRIFCMLRGVQESRIRQLSEDLAKSFGFMKHIDKQTHAYSGGNKRKLSTAIAVIGSPSVIYLDEPTTGMDPAARRQLWNMVCRIRDSGKSIVLTSHSMEECEALCTRLAIMVNGEFKCIGSTQHLKNKFSKGLILKIKVRRNLEALRQARLSAGFARNPDEQTVPAQMAQQDIDAVKEFVEHEYPHSILQEEYQGILTFYIPLTGVKWSRIFGLMESNRDQLNVEDYSVSQTTLEEIFLEFAKYQREDTRANHRLSELRKLCKCLLANEY; translated from the exons ATGGCTAAGGTCACGAACTGGGACAAgtttgtgctgctgctgtggaaGAACTGGACGCTCCAATGGAACCACAAGTGGCAGATGGTCATCGAGCTGGTGCTGCCGGCGATATTCTCCCTGCTCCTCGTCTTGGTCCGCACCCTGGTCGATACGGAGCAGAGGGGGGTCAAGTACTATGTGGAGCAGAATATAACAGATCTCAGTTTGTTGCA CACCGGCTTGTCAAACTTCAAGTTCATCGTGTGCTACTCACCCGTGAATCCTGTGCTCAAGAAACTGGTGGACGAGGCGTGGCAGAGCCTGGGAATGAAGGATGTGTGCGAGTCGGAGAACGCGGCCCAACTGGAGGTGGACACGGTCAGTCAGAGCGCCTTTGCCGGCATCCAGTTCGACGATGCGTGGGCCAATCTCACGGAGTCGGATCCACTGCCCGATGATTTTCACTTCGCCCTGCGCTTCCCCTCGGAACTGCGAACGGCGACGATGGCCATTGCGAATACCTGGCTAACGATGCGATTGTTCCCAACGATTGATCTCACGGGTCCGCGAAATGAGGCGGATCAGGATGGTGGCATACCGCCGGGCTATTTGAGAGAGGGTTTCCTGCCACTGCAGCACAGCCTGTCGATGGCGTACCTGAGGCAGAAGTCGGGCGTAGAGAGTCTGCCGGAAATAATGATGCAACGCTATCCGTATCCAGCCTACATCTACGATCCCCTGCTCGAGGGCATGTCCTCGATAATGTCGCTGATCATACTGCTGAGCTTCATCTATCCCTGCACGTACATCACCAAG TACATCACCGCCGAGAAGGAGAAGCAGCTGAAGGAGGTGATGAAGATCATGGGCCTGAGCAATTGGCTGCACTGGACGGCCTGGTTTGTGAAGTCCTTCATCATGCTAACGATATCGGCCATTCTGATAGCCATACTGGTCAAGATCAATTGGTCCGAAGGGGTGGCCGTGCTGACGCATGCCAATTTCACTGCGCTCGTCTTCTTCCTGATCATCTACATCATAGCGAGCATCTGTTTCTGCTTCATGATGGCCACCTTCTTCTCGCGCGCCAGCACAGCGGCCGCCGTCACGGGTCTGATATGGTTCATCGCCTACATACCCTACTCGTTTACCATCAACACCTACGACGACCTGAGTTTGACGGCCAAACTGGGCTGGAGCCTGATCTCGAACACGGCCATGGGCTTCGGCATCAAGCTGATCCTGGGCTTCGAGGGCACCGGCGAGGGTCTGCAGTGGAGCAACTTCTTTACGCCCGTCTCCGTGGACGACACACTGACGCTGGGCGCCGTGATGATCATGATGCTGGTGTCGTGCGTCATCTGCATGACCATCTGTCTGTATGTGGAGCAAGTGATGCCGGGCAGCTTCGGTGTGCCGCGTCCCTGGAACTTTCCGTTTACCCGCGAGTTTTGGTGCGGCGAACGGGAGTACGCGGGAGTGGAGGACATACCCAACGGGCATGTGGAGCAGCGCGACCCCAAGGCCTTTGAAACGGAGCCCGAGGGCAAGCATATCGGTCTGCAGATGCGGCACTTGAAGAAGAAGTTTGGCGACAAGATGGTTGTGAAGGGTCTGTCCATGAATATGTTCGAAGATGAGATTACCGTGTTACTCGGGCACAATGGAGCCGGTAAGACAACGACCATATCGATGTTAACCGGCATGTTTCCACCGACGAGCGGCACGGCCATTCTGAACGGCAGCGATATTCGCACCAATATCGAAGGTGCCCGCATGTCGCTCGGCATTTGTCCGCAGCACAATGTCCTCTTCGACGAGATGAGTGTGTCGAATCACATACGCTTCTTCAGCCGCATGAAGGGACTGCGCGGCAAGGCGGTGGAGCAGGAGGTGGCCAAGTATCTGAAGATGATCGAGCTGGAGGACAAGGCGAATGTGGCCTCGTCGAAACTGTCGGGCGGCATGAAGCGCAAGCTCTCCGTCTGCTGTGCCCTCTGCGGCGACACCAAGGTGGTGCTGTGCGACGAGCCCAGCTCGGGCATGGATCCATCGGCCAGGCGACAGCTGTGGGATCTGCTGCAGCAGGAGAAGGTCGGTCGCACCCTGCTGCTGACCACGCACTTCATGGACGAGGCCGATGTGCTGGGCGATCGGATTGCCATCATGTGCGACGGCGAGCTCAAGTGCCACGGAACCTCCTTCTTCCTGAAGAAACAATACGGATCGGGCTACCGCTtg ATCTGTGTAAAGCGAGATGATTGCGAAACGAACGAGGTGACCGCCCTGCTGAACAAGTTTATTCCCGGCCTGAAGCCGGAGTGCGACATTGGCGCCGAGCTGTCCTATCAACTGCCCGATAGCGCCTCCTCCAAGTTCGAGGAGATGTTCGGCCAGCTGGAGGATCAGTCCGACGAACTGCATCTGAATGGCTACGGCGTGGGCATCACCTCGATGGAGGAGGTGTTTATGAAGGTCGGCGCCGAGAAGGACAGCACCGGCAACCTGAAGGACCAGAGCGAGATTATGAACGGCGGCAGCGGCTTCCGCGGCGAGGATGACAACGAATCTGTACAGT CCGATGGCATCTTCTCGGAGAATCGCCGCCTGCTCCAGGGATTCCAGCTGCTCTCGAACCAATGGAAGGCCATGCTGCTCAAGAAGTTCCTCTATACGTGGCGCAacaagttgctgctgctcatcCAGAACATTATGCCCGTCTTCTTTGTGGTCGTGACCATTTTGATTATCGAAACGCAGGGCACTTTCCAGGAACTGAAGCCCATAACCATGTCGTTGACTCAGTATCCACTGGCCGTCACCGTTTTGGATCGCTCCGCGGTGGCGAATGGTACGTCCACCGCGAATCTAGCCAATAGTTATGAGAAAATGGCCCTGGCCCATGGCAGCAATTACGGTTTGGAACTGACGGGCAAGCAGCTCTTTGAG GACTACATCCTGGAGCTGGGCAAGACGATCCAGGTGCGCATCAACTCGCGTTACCTGGTGGCCGCCACCATCAACGAGACCATGATCATTGCCTGGCTAAACAATCAGGCTCTGCATACGGCTCCCCTGACCGTCAATATGGTGCACAATGCTATTGCCGATCAGCTGATGGGTTCGAATGTGAGAATCGAGGTGACCAATGCCCCGCTGCCGTACACGACCAACACTCTGCTGTCGCAGCTAAGCATGGGCAATAATCTGGGCACCCAGCTGGCCTCCAATCTTTGCTTCTGCATGTGCTTCGTTAGCTCCATCTACATCCTGTTCCTGATCAAGGAGCGCGAGTCCAGGGCCAAGCTGCTGCAGTTTGTGGGCGGCGTGAAAGTTTGGACCTTCTGGCTGTCGCAGTTCATTTGCGATTTCGCCACCTACATTGTGACCGCTCTGATCGTCGTGATCACGATCGTCTGCTTCCAGGAGCCGGGGCTCTCGAGCTTCGCGGAACTGGGCCGATActatttgctgctgctgctcttcgGCTTCGCCGTTCTGCCCTTCATCTACATTATGTCGCTGTTCTTCAAGGAGCCGGCCACCGGGTTTGCTCGCGTCTCCATCGTCAATATCTTCTGCGGCATGGCCCTGTTCATTGTCGTGGTGGTAATGTCCTCGGAGCTATTCGACACCAAGGACACGGCCGACATACTGGGCTGGATATTCCGCATCTTTCCGCACTTTTCGCTGGCCATGGGTCTGAACAAGGTCTACACGAACACGGCCACGAGGAATGCCTGCGCCAAGGCCGGAGCGATCCCACCCATTCTGCTCTGCGAGCTGGTGCCACAATGCTGCA ACATCAAGCCGTTCTTCGCCTGGGAGGAGCCTGGCGTTCTGCCCGAGACCGTCTACATGACTGTCACCGGCGTCGTCTTCTTCCTCATCATCATTGTGCTGGAGTTTAGACTCATCAACGAGCTAATGTTCAAGATCCGTCAAATGTTAAC taaaccaccgccaccaccgccGGAGGGCCACTTGGATGACGATGTGGCCAACGAACGGGAGCGCATTATTCACATGTCCTCGGATGAGCTGGTCACCAAGAATCTAGTGCTGGATCGGGTCACCAAGTACTACGGTCAGTTCCTGGCCGTCAATCAGGTGTCGCTCTGCGTACAGGA AGTCGAATGCTTTGGGCTGCTGGGCGTGAACGGAGCAGGCAAGACAACGACCTTCAAGATGATGACCGGCGACGAGCGGATCAGCTCGGGAGCCGCCTACGTCCAAGGTCTGAGCCTGGAATCGAACATGAACAGCATTTACAAGATGATCGGCTACTGTCCGCAGTTCGATGCGCTGCTGGACGATCTGACGGGTCGCGAGGTGCTGCGCATTTTCTGCATGCTGCGCGGCGTGCAGGAGTCTCGCATTCGCCAGCTCTCGGAGGATCTGGCCAAGTCGTTTGGCTTCATGAAGCACATCGACAAGCAGACGCACGCCTATAGTGGCGGCAATAAGCGTAAGCTGAGCACGGCCATTGCTGTGATCGGCAGTCCGTCCGTCATTTACCTGGATGAGCCCACCACGGGCATGGATCCGGCGGCCAGGCGTCAGCTGTGGAATATGGTCTGTCGCATTCGTGACTCGGGCAAATCCATTGTCCTGACCTCCCACAGCATGGAGGAGTGCGAGGCGCTGTGCACGCGACTGGCCATTATGGTGAATGGTGAATTCAAGTGCATTGGCTCCACGCAGCACTTGAAGAACAAGTTCTCCAAGGGCCTGATCCTCAAGATCAAGGTGCGTCGCAATCTGGAGGCGCTGCGGCAGGCGCGTTTGAGCGCCGGCTTTGCTCGCAATCCGGATGAGCAGACGGTGCCCGCCCAAATGGCCCAGCAGGACATAGATGCCGTCAAGGAGTTTGTGGAGCACGAGTATCCACACTCCATACTGCA gGAGGAGTACCAGGGCATTTTGACGTTCTACATTCCACTGACTGGGGTGAAATGGTCGCGCATCTTTGGCCTGATGGAGAGCAATCGCGATCAGCTGAATGTGGAGGACTACTCGGTCAGCCAGACGACGCTGGAGGAGATCTTCCTGGAGTTCGCCAAGTACCAGCGCGAGGATACGCGCGCCAATCA CCGCCTCTCCGAACTGAGGAAGCTGTGCAAGTGCCTGCTAGCAAATGAGTATTGA